One Phyllostomus discolor isolate MPI-MPIP mPhyDis1 chromosome 10, mPhyDis1.pri.v3, whole genome shotgun sequence genomic window carries:
- the YAE1 gene encoding protein YAE1 homolog has protein sequence MSWVKAAPLVPGSGKEEEVFDEEADESLLVQREWQSHMRRRVKEGYRDGLEAGKAVTLQQGFNQGYKEGAEIIMNYGQLRGTLSALLSWCHLHDTSSALISKINNLLDAVDQCEEHVLKHLKSVTPQPDVVDLLDSIQDMDLCHVVPAEKKMDEAKDERLCENNAEFNKNGSKSLSWVDCSSSECCATWEHAHSENPSLTWILEQTDSLVKQLGVSVDILQYLKQL, from the exons ATGTCCTGGGTTAAAGCTGCTCCTTTGGTCCCAGGcagtggaaaggaggaggaagtgtTTGACGAGGAAGCGGACGAGTCACTTCTGGTGCAGCGAGAATGGCAGAGCCACATGCGGAGACGAGTCAAA GAAGGCTATAGAGATGGACTAGAGGCTGGCAAAGCAGTTACTCTTCAACAAGGCTTCAATCAAGGTTATAAAGAAGGTGCAGAAATCATTATGAACTATGGACAACTCAGAGGAACtttgag tGCTTTGCTCTCCTGGTGTCACCTTCATGATACTAGTTCAGCTTTgatcagtaaaataaataatcttctgGATGCAGTTGACCAGTGCGAAGAGCATGTGCTCAAACATCTGAAATCAGTCACCCCACAGCCCGATGTTGTCGATTTATTGGACTCCATTCAGGATATGGACCTTTGTCATGTAGTTCCAGCTGAGAAAAAGATGGATGAAGCTAAGGATGAAAGACTCTGTGAAAATAATGCTGAGTTTAACAAAAACGGTAGCAAGAGTCTTAGCTGGGTAGATTGTTCATCTTCAGAATGTTGTGCAACATGGGAGCATGCACATTCTGAAAATCCAAGCCTCACTTGGATTTTAGAACAGACAGACAGTTTAGTAAAACAGCTGGGAGTATCAGTAGACATATTACAGTACCTCAAGCAACTTTga